AAGCTGCTGGCGGTGTTTTTCGCCGACGGGGAGTTCGCCGACCGCTTCAAGACCGCCCCCGGGGCCAAGCGGGTGCATCACGCCTACGTCGGCGGGCTGATCGAGCACACCCTCAACGTCGTCAAGATCTGCGATCATCTGTGCGCCATCTACCCGCAGCTCGACCGCGACCTGCTGGTGGTGGGCGCGCTGCTGCATGACATCGGCAAGGTCAGCGAATACGCGTGCAATCTCAGCATCGAGACCACGGACGAGGGGGAGCTGATCGGGCACATCGCCCAGGGCTATCATCTGGTGGCGCAGGCGCTGCAGGAGGTCGCGGAGCTGAGTGAGGAGCATCGGCTGCGGGTGGGGCACATGGTGGTGGCGCATCACGGCGAGCCGACCATGGGCGCGCCCAAGGAGCCGCTGACGGTCGAAGCCTGCGCCCTGCACCATGCGGAGAACCTGGACGCGCAGGTCAATCGCTTTCTCACCATCATGGAGCGCGAGGGCGGCCAGGGGCGGAGCTGGACTGAGCGCGACTTCTTGCTCCAGCGCCGCCTGTTCCTGGGCGCGGACACCGCCAGCGACGAGGGATAGGCGGAGGCTCATCCTCTGTGCCATCCGCGCATAGGATAGCGGGAGACACGCTGCCATGGCTGACGACGGATTGACCCGCCCCGCGATCGCGGGGCTGCGCCCCTATAGCCCGGGCAAGCCGATCGCGCAGGTGCAGCGCGAGTACGGGCTGAGCGACATCATCAAGCTCGCCTCCAACGAGAATCCGCTGGGGCCCTCCCCGCTGGCGCTGGAGGCGATGAAGCAGGCGCTCACGCAGTCTCGTCTCTACCCGGACAACGACTGGTACGACCTGCGCCGCGAGCTGGCGGCGCACCTGGGCCTGCCCGCGGAGCAGATCGTCATCGGCCGCGGCAGCGACGAGGTCATCCTCGGCA
This Armatimonadota bacterium DNA region includes the following protein-coding sequences:
- a CDS encoding HD domain-containing protein — encoded protein: MTASEGKQPKLGMEDGRAARRCVRDLTPGANLAGEQYVVRGKRLTPFKNKPGQYLSLTLGDRTGDIEARVWDNAEALAATFEEGDVVAVSGRVEAYKDKLQVIVGDLSRCAPEQVRREDFLATAARSPDEMLEELIGVCKSVRDPGLRKLLAVFFADGEFADRFKTAPGAKRVHHAYVGGLIEHTLNVVKICDHLCAIYPQLDRDLLVVGALLHDIGKVSEYACNLSIETTDEGELIGHIAQGYHLVAQALQEVAELSEEHRLRVGHMVVAHHGEPTMGAPKEPLTVEACALHHAENLDAQVNRFLTIMEREGGQGRSWTERDFLLQRRLFLGADTASDEG